From the Vespa velutina chromosome 16, iVesVel2.1, whole genome shotgun sequence genome, one window contains:
- the LOC124954912 gene encoding mitochondrial translation release factor in rescue has protein sequence MIKMNIHAGNAVFSYVQSILSKRLLSYGVFQWVDKKMPLFHIPNYCNKGMKMKFRQTQRISNYNQVRLKSFKRYLDYSKVPTLDESELEERFVRGSGPGGQATNKTNNAVTLKHKPTGIVVKCHETRSLWINQKRARDIMITKLDNLLNGDQSIENQERVLKEKMSIKKRQRQKKLSDLKKSFKEREGLV, from the coding sequence atgaTCAAGATGAATATACATGCTGGTAATGCCGTATTTTCATACGTACAATCTATTCTGAGTAAACGTTTATTGTCTTACGGTGTATTTCAATGGGTCGATAAAAAGATGCCTCTTTTTCATATAcctaattattgtaataagggtatgaaaatgaaatttcgtcAAACGCAACGTATAAGTAACTACAATCAAGTACGTCTGAAATCCTTTAAACGTTATTTGGATTATTCGAAAGTACCGACTCTCGACGAGAGTGAACTTGAGGAAAGATTTGTAAGAGGAAGCGGTCCAGGTGGTCAAGCAACTAATAAAACGAACAATGCCGTGACTTTGAAACATAAACCAACGGGGATCGTTGTAAAATGCCATGAAACAAGAAGTTTATGGATTAATCAGAAACGTGCGCGAGATATAATGATCACCAAATTGGACAATTTATTAAATGGCGATCAATCAATCGAGAATCAAGAACGCGTGCTCAAAGAAAAGATGTCAATAAAGAAACGACAAAGGCAGAAGAAATTATCCGATTTAAAGAAGTCGTTTAAAGAACGCGAAGGACTTGTATGA
- the LOC124954914 gene encoding MIEF1 upstream open reading frame protein — protein MRIAILKLYKDLLRYGEQLRFTDKKYYRQKIREEFKQNKNLTEVADIDFQLKKGLTLLKNQRVV, from the exons ATGAGAATCGCAATTTTAAAActttataaagatttattacgTTATGGTGAACAGTTAAGATTtacagataaaaaatattatcgacaaAAAATACGAGAAGAATTTAAACAGAATAAAAATCTAACCGAGGTGGCAGACATTGACTTTCAATTAAAG AAAGGATTGActttattgaaaaatcaaagagTGGTGTAA